From the genome of Candidatus Nitrosocosmicus oleophilus, one region includes:
- a CDS encoding MarR family winged helix-turn-helix transcriptional regulator, with protein MKDMDESRQNLIELLHKQFRELSSRTVLFHHWISELLDLNTIDHKCLDIIVKSDSPLTGAQLANITGLSSGAITGVIDRLEKRGYVIRDRDLKDRRLVYVKPIMSRIEKEVFPVFNSLHEIMTKVYSNYSNNELESMLDATTKINQIMNERTKEIMEKISQRKTTKKWVGTLE; from the coding sequence ATGAAGGACATGGACGAATCTCGTCAAAACCTGATAGAACTTTTGCACAAGCAATTTCGTGAACTTAGCAGCCGGACCGTCCTGTTCCACCACTGGATTAGTGAATTATTGGATCTTAACACAATAGACCACAAGTGCTTAGACATAATAGTCAAATCAGATTCCCCACTTACAGGTGCACAACTAGCTAATATCACGGGCCTCTCAAGCGGAGCTATAACCGGGGTGATCGATAGATTAGAGAAGCGTGGATATGTTATTAGGGATAGAGATTTGAAGGACCGGCGACTGGTATATGTAAAGCCGATTATGTCTAGGATTGAAAAGGAGGTTTTCCCCGTCTTTAATTCTCTCCACGAGATAATGACAAAGGTTTATTCAAATTACTCTAACAATGAACTAGAATCTATGCTTGACGCTACTACCAAAATTAATCAGATAATGAATGAAAGAACTAAAGAGATAATGGAAAAGATATCACAAAGAAAAACCACAAAAAAATGGGTAGGCACTTTAGAATAA
- a CDS encoding cupin domain-containing protein — MCDKKDIEVFSQDYDKLNRQYNLDGIIYKILVFGDQTENKYSIVEITFPQGEESEIPLHKHGNEALIIHVIEGNFLFKYGKETLKGNKDTVLRFEKDKSHSYRKIGKDQGKLLVTYTPGGFENFFRELGLSKMDDIRKSIEFDPIIVNLLESNYNWRFIFD, encoded by the coding sequence ATGTGCGATAAAAAGGATATCGAAGTCTTTTCCCAAGACTATGATAAATTAAATAGGCAATACAACCTTGATGGAATAATCTACAAAATTCTTGTTTTTGGTGATCAAACTGAGAATAAATACTCCATAGTAGAAATTACTTTTCCTCAAGGTGAAGAGTCAGAAATACCATTACACAAACACGGAAATGAAGCATTGATAATACATGTGATTGAAGGCAATTTTCTCTTCAAATACGGAAAAGAAACCTTAAAAGGAAACAAAGATACGGTATTAAGGTTTGAAAAAGATAAAAGTCATTCTTATAGAAAAATTGGAAAAGATCAGGGCAAACTACTTGTAACATATACTCCAGGAGGATTTGAAAACTTTTTTAGAGAATTGGGACTTTCTAAGATGGATGATATTAGAAAGTCTATAGAGTTTGATCCAATCATAGTTAACTTATTAGAAAGCAATTACAACTGGAGATTTATTTTTGATTAA
- a CDS encoding SRPBCC family protein — protein MIDKDYDIIKKDIVINASVDKVFSALIDPEQLTQWFPNVATIEPRVGGKIFFRFSKEVTKEKKAHDVIGTIINIIPNKELSHTWNFTTKPDYSKETIVTWRLDQIDKDKTKLTLVHSGFTNADRLQYDEHNEGWDWYVKRLENFVETDVNGSNE, from the coding sequence ATGATCGATAAAGATTATGACATTATTAAAAAAGATATAGTAATAAATGCATCAGTGGATAAAGTATTTTCAGCTCTAATTGATCCTGAGCAACTAACTCAGTGGTTTCCCAACGTTGCGACCATAGAACCACGAGTTGGGGGAAAAATATTTTTTAGATTTTCAAAGGAAGTTACTAAAGAAAAAAAAGCTCATGATGTTATTGGAACAATTATTAATATCATCCCAAATAAAGAGCTGTCTCATACTTGGAACTTTACAACAAAACCTGATTACAGTAAGGAAACCATTGTTACTTGGAGACTAGATCAGATAGACAAGGATAAAACGAAATTAACTTTAGTCCATAGCGGGTTTACAAATGCAGATAGATTGCAATATGATGAACACAATGAAGGTTGGGATTGGTATGTCAAACGACTTGAGAATTTTGTTGAGACTGATGTAAATGGGAGTAATGAATAA
- a CDS encoding ParB/RepB/Spo0J family partition protein — protein sequence MSKLFSNSLLILGIIEDVDIKRIQKAEYFHRSYPIDDLVQSIREKSLLQPIIVRPVKENFEIVAGNRRFDACKNLGWKKIICHIVELNDKESFEISLTENIQRKNLDPIEEARLYEIYVSKLGWGGISELASKIGKSVSYVDRRLRLLDLPSDVVESISHSLLTPSSAEELITVKSKEIQSYLAKLIVEKKLSSRQTKDMVNQMESANDYESFEFLNGTKIIDIDNFTSKIFDKSITILKIASNKLGTLIPEIEENWIIYELLMQHKTVIDNRIDILIKQKRKL from the coding sequence ATGTCAAAACTATTTTCAAACTCATTATTAATTCTAGGGATTATAGAGGATGTAGACATTAAGAGAATCCAAAAGGCAGAATATTTCCATCGTTCTTATCCAATAGATGATCTTGTTCAATCAATCAGAGAAAAGAGTTTGCTTCAGCCAATTATTGTTAGACCTGTAAAAGAGAACTTTGAGATCGTAGCTGGCAATAGAAGATTTGATGCTTGCAAAAATTTGGGTTGGAAAAAGATCATATGTCATATAGTGGAACTAAACGACAAGGAGTCTTTTGAGATTTCCCTTACAGAAAATATACAGCGTAAAAATTTAGATCCAATTGAGGAAGCACGATTATACGAAATATATGTATCAAAACTTGGGTGGGGAGGGATATCTGAACTTGCATCTAAAATAGGAAAAAGTGTTTCTTATGTCGATAGACGACTTAGGCTGCTTGATCTACCCAGCGATGTAGTTGAATCTATTTCTCATTCATTGTTAACGCCATCAAGCGCTGAGGAATTAATTACAGTTAAAAGTAAAGAAATTCAATCATATTTAGCCAAACTTATAGTTGAAAAGAAATTGTCCTCAAGACAAACAAAGGACATGGTAAATCAGATGGAGTCAGCAAATGATTATGAAAGTTTTGAATTCTTAAATGGAACCAAAATTATTGACATTGATAATTTTACTTCAAAAATATTTGACAAGTCAATTACTATACTAAAGATTGCTTCAAATAAGTTAGGGACCTTAATACCTGAGATAGAAGAGAATTGGATAATATACGAATTGTTGATGCAACATAAAACTGTAATAGATAATAGAATTGATATATTGATAAAACAAAAGAGAAAATTATAG
- a CDS encoding M28 family metallopeptidase yields the protein MNKYSSIDSLSVESNRMSAKRSFSDDQKITTDRVETHTRSVLDQVNTDKLRQNLTSLSKFHTRHSKSPLLNDVGDRIMNQLRGLGYKNCFYHFFNSTIDDKEYILRNIICNKEGFNKKLIIICAHYDCIMENKGDSNSRAPGANDNASGVSAIIEIARVLSNENLQHSIQFVLFSGEEQGLLGSKSYAKYIEDNKMDLYRLINLDMIGYPFFADNTIIIERDNNMDLNHNQVRENDLQSIVFGEVMKDLASEVNLKFHLDSIYDSDYEPFEANGHVVIGAYDGSADPKKNLHYHSSSDLPEFINWNYLTAVTKLVIATVLKIDSINSH from the coding sequence ATGAATAAATATTCAAGTATTGATTCTCTTTCAGTAGAAAGCAATCGAATGTCTGCTAAGAGGTCATTTAGTGATGATCAAAAAATAACCACTGATAGGGTCGAAACACATACCCGTTCAGTATTAGATCAAGTGAATACAGATAAGTTAAGACAAAACCTGACCAGCTTATCTAAATTTCATACTAGACATTCAAAATCACCTCTCTTGAATGATGTTGGTGATCGGATAATGAACCAACTTAGAGGGTTAGGTTACAAGAATTGTTTTTATCATTTCTTTAATTCGACCATTGATGATAAAGAGTATATTCTTAGAAACATAATATGCAATAAGGAGGGTTTTAATAAAAAATTGATTATCATTTGCGCTCATTATGATTGTATCATGGAGAATAAGGGGGATTCAAATAGTCGTGCTCCGGGAGCAAATGATAATGCTAGTGGTGTAAGTGCCATCATCGAAATAGCAAGAGTGTTATCAAATGAGAACCTTCAACATTCGATCCAATTTGTTCTTTTCTCTGGAGAAGAACAAGGACTATTAGGATCCAAAAGTTATGCGAAATACATAGAGGATAACAAGATGGATTTGTATAGGCTAATTAACCTTGACATGATTGGGTATCCATTTTTTGCAGATAATACTATAATCATTGAAAGGGATAATAATATGGATCTGAATCACAACCAGGTTAGAGAAAACGATCTTCAATCTATAGTGTTTGGAGAAGTTATGAAAGATTTAGCCTCAGAGGTTAATCTTAAATTCCATTTGGATTCCATTTATGATAGTGACTATGAACCTTTCGAAGCCAATGGACATGTAGTAATAGGTGCTTATGACGGATCTGCAGATCCGAAAAAAAATTTACACTATCATTCATCCTCAGACCTGCCGGAATTTATAAATTGGAACTATTTGACTGCAGTTACTAAGTTGGTAATAGCAACGGTCCTAAAGATAGATTCTATCAATAGTCACTAA
- a CDS encoding SgcJ/EcaC family oxidoreductase has product MTEIDSKEIQQLYQKKICGWNIGDAAKFAEPYSEDADFIGFDGIHLEGKQQIITFHAMLFDKFVRGTRLVGKVKHIRFPTSTVAIVIGISGTIESGHDSINPERNSIHTIVAVKTGYKWKFSSFQNTRAQYVGSPEKIDVLTNELKQLIQS; this is encoded by the coding sequence ATGACTGAGATTGACTCAAAAGAAATACAGCAACTTTACCAAAAAAAGATATGTGGTTGGAACATCGGTGATGCTGCCAAGTTTGCAGAACCTTATTCAGAAGATGCTGATTTTATTGGGTTTGATGGAATTCATTTGGAAGGAAAGCAGCAAATAATAACTTTCCATGCAATGCTATTTGACAAATTTGTAAGGGGCACCCGCTTAGTCGGAAAGGTTAAGCACATAAGGTTCCCCACATCCACTGTCGCTATAGTTATAGGAATAAGCGGAACGATTGAGAGTGGTCATGATAGTATTAACCCTGAAAGAAATTCTATTCATACTATAGTTGCAGTTAAGACAGGCTATAAGTGGAAATTTTCCTCTTTTCAGAACACAAGAGCCCAGTATGTAGGAAGTCCTGAAAAAATAGATGTACTAACCAATGAATTGAAACAGTTGATTCAATCTTGA
- a CDS encoding patatin-like phospholipase family protein: MIMLFFAKTLKNKTMFNTITMVKKDTQRALVLQGGGALGAYEAGVFRVLYNWIKKDIPDDQNVFDIVAGTSIGAINAAFLVSYVIKRRRREENKTISESWEGSAEALEEFWKSGLASNVNLNKWWPFSWDEKSWTLGWETLYRTNSSIATAEAARRYYSAKESIIRGAPNVFALNLTPTIDSKFFDNFIVPNIWYRYDNSRLRGSLNEAIRFPIGTSFDDEEPRLLVISVDVEEGETVTFDSYGKDKGKSTRKSEYGDSPGPDGNEGTYERTIKYDKGIMVEHILASASVPEHYDYTLVPKEYDYTKTEEEKLADILNYNPKNYSRFWDGGILSNTPLRELITSHQDYWKKPVEKKTGTDTDNNIPDLEVYIIDVWPSVADYPVPSDLDGIRDLKNELTYQDKTPYDEKVATMVSDYYNLTNRLLKLAKDNNIPQEKIDEILNDNGKSLHRDGKSRPYRSLLEDRFDITKIIRIERSADENDIANKWCDFSLGTVSNLFEQGKNDARRTLQNK, encoded by the coding sequence ATGATTATGCTATTCTTTGCCAAAACTCTTAAAAATAAGACAATGTTTAATACTATTACAATGGTAAAAAAAGATACTCAAAGAGCCTTGGTTCTTCAAGGGGGAGGAGCATTAGGTGCTTATGAGGCAGGAGTTTTTAGAGTTTTGTATAATTGGATCAAAAAAGATATTCCTGATGACCAGAATGTGTTTGATATAGTAGCAGGTACCTCTATAGGTGCAATAAATGCTGCATTTTTGGTAAGCTATGTAATAAAAAGGAGGAGGAGGGAAGAGAACAAGACCATTAGTGAGAGTTGGGAGGGTTCTGCTGAAGCACTCGAAGAATTTTGGAAGTCTGGATTGGCTTCAAATGTTAATTTAAATAAATGGTGGCCCTTTTCGTGGGATGAAAAATCTTGGACTTTAGGATGGGAAACGCTATATAGAACTAATTCTTCTATTGCTACAGCGGAGGCTGCAAGGAGATATTATTCTGCAAAAGAATCTATAATAAGAGGAGCACCAAATGTATTTGCGCTTAATCTAACACCGACAATTGATTCAAAATTCTTTGATAATTTTATCGTACCAAATATTTGGTATCGCTATGATAATAGCAGGTTAAGAGGGTCTCTAAATGAAGCCATAAGATTTCCAATAGGAACAAGCTTTGATGATGAGGAGCCAAGGCTTCTTGTAATAAGTGTAGACGTTGAGGAGGGTGAAACTGTAACCTTTGATAGCTACGGAAAAGATAAAGGTAAAAGTACTAGAAAGTCAGAGTATGGTGACTCACCCGGACCTGACGGAAATGAGGGTACATATGAACGAACAATAAAATATGACAAAGGCATCATGGTAGAACATATACTGGCAAGTGCATCTGTACCAGAACATTATGATTACACCTTAGTTCCAAAGGAGTACGATTATACAAAGACCGAAGAAGAAAAATTAGCGGATATACTAAACTACAATCCTAAAAATTACAGTAGATTTTGGGATGGTGGTATATTAAGTAACACCCCTTTAAGAGAACTAATAACATCGCATCAAGATTACTGGAAGAAACCTGTAGAAAAAAAAACAGGAACAGATACGGACAACAATATTCCAGATTTAGAGGTTTATATCATCGACGTATGGCCGTCAGTTGCGGATTATCCAGTTCCTTCGGATTTAGATGGCATAAGAGATTTAAAAAATGAGTTGACGTATCAGGACAAGACACCATATGATGAAAAAGTTGCCACTATGGTATCAGACTACTATAACTTGACCAATAGACTGTTAAAACTAGCAAAAGATAACAACATACCCCAAGAAAAAATAGACGAAATTTTGAATGATAATGGAAAAAGTCTACATCGTGATGGAAAATCTAGACCATACAGGAGTTTACTTGAGGATAGATTTGATATAACTAAAATAATAAGGATCGAGCGTAGTGCTGATGAAAATGATATTGCAAATAAATGGTGTGACTTTTCTTTAGGAACTGTATCAAATTTGTTTGAACAGGGAAAGAACGACGCAAGAAGGACTTTGCAAAATAAGTAA
- a CDS encoding ArsR/SmtB family transcription factor gives MTGSLWKALAEDNRRRILLLLREHEMYPTEIAKHFDTTLAAVSTNLRILKDADLIKETREGQKKRYSINPKTTMEIKDFFDKMWGQSLEDLKVFVEEKSNKEKEKK, from the coding sequence ATGACAGGGTCCCTTTGGAAAGCATTAGCGGAAGATAATAGAAGGCGTATTTTATTGCTATTAAGAGAACACGAAATGTATCCTACGGAGATAGCCAAGCACTTTGATACAACATTGGCTGCTGTATCTACCAATTTAAGAATCTTAAAGGACGCAGATCTAATAAAGGAAACTAGGGAAGGACAGAAAAAAAGATATTCAATTAATCCTAAAACAACTATGGAAATAAAAGATTTTTTTGATAAAATGTGGGGACAAAGTCTCGAAGATCTTAAAGTGTTTGTAGAGGAAAAAAGTAATAAGGAAAAGGAAAAGAAATGA
- a CDS encoding YncE family protein, translated as MLGIILFISAIYFYPFDNYSYSSLATTYNSSEINRSFVTLQDNETGHLKGWNPDGKISQFAITDQNIKNDSVLTSVVNTVPFSGLKLGLGSDVSLAEASKGELFIIPYGWSQSSISILDELSNTLSPINMTVDSDYRPTVTKLDSLNVLLCCENSNILVINLPTLTITDKIYIGHNDFNQLYGPYSNMFYFTDWTTSGIKELNITSNTISETIFTGYRPIEVGYEYPHTLYVLNSYYESGTNGTITVINDTAYWDKNQIMIGNTPSDMIVDNSNHRIYVANEGSPYAFKPNGTVSIVDTEAEKVIDTVKVGIGPIRIIQSISPDGHTNLVYVLNQEGTISVINGTSNEVITTIKLSQHTPYYMELNQDTNTLYAVDDDGISVVNATSFNMIKTIPLKFVKELLISDMNKIYATYTNIDDNHWMNFVSIIDGLTNSLVPTNLVTCGLSSIVDSEYFWLKCSGPPSENAKLNYAIEGQ; from the coding sequence GTGTTGGGAATCATTCTGTTTATTAGTGCTATCTACTTTTATCCTTTTGATAATTACTCTTATTCGTCTTTAGCTACGACATACAACTCCTCAGAAATCAATAGAAGTTTTGTAACACTACAGGACAACGAAACTGGACATTTAAAGGGATGGAATCCTGATGGGAAAATTTCACAATTCGCCATCACTGATCAAAATATAAAAAATGACTCTGTTCTAACTAGCGTTGTAAATACGGTACCTTTCTCTGGATTAAAATTGGGACTAGGATCTGATGTTTCATTGGCTGAAGCTTCAAAGGGTGAATTGTTTATTATTCCATATGGATGGTCCCAATCATCAATATCTATACTCGATGAATTGTCTAATACATTATCTCCAATTAACATGACTGTTGACTCGGATTATCGTCCAACAGTAACCAAATTAGATAGTCTAAACGTCCTCCTATGTTGTGAGAATTCAAATATTCTTGTAATAAACCTTCCAACACTAACAATTACTGACAAAATTTACATTGGTCATAATGATTTCAACCAATTGTATGGACCATACTCTAATATGTTCTATTTTACTGACTGGACTACATCCGGGATTAAGGAATTAAACATTACTTCAAATACAATAAGTGAAACAATCTTTACCGGGTACAGACCAATAGAAGTTGGATACGAATATCCGCATACATTATACGTACTTAATAGTTACTATGAGTCCGGGACTAACGGAACTATCACTGTAATTAATGATACCGCTTATTGGGATAAGAATCAAATAATGATCGGTAATACACCTTCTGACATGATAGTGGACAACAGTAATCACAGAATATATGTAGCCAACGAAGGAAGCCCATACGCTTTCAAACCGAATGGAACCGTCTCCATAGTAGATACCGAAGCTGAAAAAGTCATAGATACAGTGAAGGTTGGAATTGGCCCTATTAGAATAATCCAGTCCATATCTCCTGATGGTCATACAAACCTAGTTTATGTACTCAATCAGGAAGGAACCATCTCGGTAATTAATGGTACTTCTAATGAAGTGATAACAACTATCAAGTTGAGTCAACACACGCCTTATTATATGGAACTAAATCAAGATACTAATACTCTTTATGCGGTAGATGATGACGGGATTTCAGTAGTTAATGCTACCTCTTTCAACATGATTAAGACCATTCCTCTTAAATTTGTCAAAGAACTGTTGATTAGCGACATGAATAAAATATACGCCACATATACGAATATTGATGACAATCACTGGATGAACTTTGTGTCAATAATAGATGGTTTGACTAATTCTTTAGTGCCTACGAACCTTGTTACCTGCGGTTTATCATCAATAGTTGATTCTGAGTACTTTTGGCTAAAGTGTAGTGGGCCACCGTCTGAAAACGCTAAACTGAATTATGCAATCGAAGGTCAGTAA
- a CDS encoding thermonuclease family protein: MGTTIFSNQVWATSLNSDLVTTSSNFSGTVTKVIDGDTLDVTTIEGETITVRLALIDAPETDESGFDEAKNFMTEQCLDKNSEVDPDNNQGLTYGRTVAVVYCDGVNVNEAILDNGFADVYQDFCDVSEFADSNWAQEHGCSSNNSNKDNEDKVESSGINNNQLDNNGKDLDCKDFGEKNIPVGGNDPNNLDADGDGVGCEG, encoded by the coding sequence TTGGGAACAACTATCTTTTCAAATCAAGTCTGGGCGACTTCCTTAAATTCTGATTTAGTTACCACTTCATCAAACTTTAGTGGAACAGTAACAAAAGTCATAGATGGAGACACTCTTGATGTAACGACAATAGAGGGAGAAACAATAACAGTAAGACTAGCATTAATAGATGCACCAGAAACAGATGAATCTGGATTTGATGAAGCAAAAAATTTCATGACAGAACAATGTTTGGATAAGAATTCAGAGGTAGATCCAGATAATAATCAAGGACTTACCTATGGTCGAACAGTTGCAGTTGTATATTGTGACGGTGTTAACGTTAATGAAGCGATACTTGATAATGGTTTTGCTGATGTTTATCAAGATTTCTGTGATGTATCTGAATTTGCAGATTCAAATTGGGCACAAGAGCATGGCTGTTCATCAAACAATAGTAATAAAGATAATGAGGACAAGGTAGAGTCTAGTGGTATCAATAATAATCAATTGGATAATAATGGTAAGGATTTAGATTGTAAAGACTTTGGTGAGAAAAACATCCCGGTTGGAGGTAATGACCCGAATAACCTTGATGCTGATGGCGATGGTGTTGGTTGCGAAGGATAA
- a CDS encoding DsbA family protein produces the protein MSLDIKGEYIQEMIITFRAMIFTQNSVINFSSFVFVFFFIFLVLNFIYTESNQHLVKNIVFAQTLDNLTLSALIKQGSPYYGNLSAPLVVVDFSDFQCHLCKRYVDNTEQQINSSYIQPDKAVYVFKHLPNRGFDSKNASLAAQCTNDQGKFWEFHKILYANQGPIDSGWVNTENLKKFVSQLPNINITEFNSCFDTKMYESFIDKDIALANSLGFTETPSFIIMSSDGSIIEKIQGPKPFPIFKTVIDTLEKQNTTKN, from the coding sequence ATGAGTCTAGATATAAAAGGAGAATATATACAGGAAATGATAATAACTTTTAGAGCAATGATATTTACTCAAAATAGTGTCATTAATTTTTCATCTTTTGTATTTGTATTTTTTTTCATATTCTTGGTATTAAATTTCATTTATACAGAATCAAACCAACATTTAGTGAAAAATATAGTTTTTGCACAAACTCTAGACAACCTTACACTATCTGCTCTAATTAAGCAAGGTTCACCATATTATGGAAATCTTAGCGCTCCATTGGTGGTTGTAGATTTTAGCGATTTTCAATGCCACTTATGCAAAAGATATGTAGATAATACAGAACAACAAATTAACTCTTCATATATTCAACCGGATAAAGCAGTCTATGTATTCAAGCATCTTCCAAACAGAGGATTCGATTCAAAAAACGCTTCGTTAGCAGCACAATGTACCAATGATCAAGGAAAATTCTGGGAGTTTCATAAGATTTTGTATGCAAATCAAGGTCCAATAGATTCTGGCTGGGTCAACACTGAAAACTTAAAGAAATTTGTTTCACAGTTACCAAATATCAATATTACTGAGTTTAACTCATGTTTTGATACTAAAATGTACGAATCATTCATAGACAAAGATATTGCCTTGGCAAATTCGTTAGGATTTACAGAAACTCCATCATTTATAATAATGAGTAGTGACGGTTCAATTATTGAAAAAATACAAGGTCCAAAGCCTTTTCCTATTTTTAAGACAGTCATCGATACCTTGGAAAAACAAAATACTACAAAGAACTAA
- a CDS encoding DoxX family protein, which produces MKYKKDDFSFLVMYLEQISAFAPLPVRIIAGIAFILHGLPKFENLQGTQGFFASVGIPADLALLIGLLEVIGGVLLIVGLLTRITSILFTIEMICAVLIVKADNSFMGQGGFEVDLLLMFISISLLLSGPGRVSIERDLLKREIFPKISYKKNDSSDKR; this is translated from the coding sequence ATGAAATATAAAAAGGATGATTTTTCATTCTTAGTGATGTATTTAGAACAAATTTCTGCGTTCGCTCCTTTGCCTGTAAGAATAATAGCTGGAATTGCTTTTATACTCCATGGATTACCAAAATTTGAAAATTTACAAGGCACACAAGGCTTCTTTGCTTCCGTTGGCATTCCTGCAGATTTAGCTCTCTTAATAGGACTACTAGAAGTAATAGGAGGAGTATTATTGATTGTCGGATTACTTACAAGAATAACCTCGATTCTTTTTACTATAGAAATGATTTGTGCTGTCCTTATAGTGAAAGCAGACAATAGTTTTATGGGACAAGGTGGTTTCGAAGTCGATTTGTTATTGATGTTTATTTCAATTAGTTTGTTATTATCGGGACCTGGCAGAGTATCTATCGAAAGAGATTTACTAAAACGAGAGATTTTCCCAAAAATTTCGTACAAAAAAAATGACAGTTCAGACAAAAGGTGA
- a CDS encoding M14 family metallopeptidase, which yields MSYLNVQEVESALLNLQANYANLSNLITLPIKTHEGRTCHAIRIGRKPSNDCDNILFIGGVHAREWGSCEICISFAADLLETYVTSSGLQYGGKIFTQNQIKTIVESLNIIIFPDVNPDGRNFSQTQYPLWRKNRNPNTGVDINRNYDFLWDFPNLFSPSSLVHSYTSTTPSSDVYHGPSPFSEPETRNVQWLLNQFPRIRWFIDIHSYSELLLHAWGDDQNQSNNTSMNFKNNSFNSVRGIKNDQTYREYITSCDSVKIISQANQMKNSINSVRGKNYTVQQAFDIYPTSGTSQDYAYNRYYANPTKGKIFAFTIEWGTQFQPPWSEMENIIRDVSSALVTFCVEAEDLRFIDQRWTFGTSIEVENPTVGILKHLTLYSSIQLPASQPVMSNWILASVPTPNVTEGWRISAVMLRCRIAQGLIDKIGIRDGNDTIHGFEELTIGNTTNWETIRLELPCPRNFRFGLGVSIHVNGPFDTGGPSSPPGKFDFASIGIEFTRDNNTKSGPVVTPNP from the coding sequence ATGAGTTATTTGAATGTTCAAGAGGTTGAATCTGCACTGTTAAATCTACAAGCAAATTATGCTAATTTATCCAATTTGATTACTCTTCCCATAAAAACTCATGAAGGTAGAACATGTCATGCCATAAGAATTGGAAGGAAACCAAGTAACGATTGCGACAACATATTATTCATTGGGGGTGTTCATGCTCGGGAATGGGGCAGTTGCGAGATTTGTATTTCATTTGCAGCAGATCTTCTTGAAACATATGTTACAAGTTCCGGATTACAGTATGGTGGAAAGATATTTACTCAAAATCAAATCAAGACTATTGTTGAGAGTCTGAATATCATAATATTTCCTGATGTTAACCCGGATGGAAGAAATTTTAGTCAAACTCAATATCCTTTATGGAGAAAAAATCGCAATCCTAACACAGGTGTAGACATAAATCGTAATTATGATTTTTTATGGGATTTTCCCAATTTATTTTCACCTTCATCACTTGTTCATTCTTATACTTCAACAACTCCTAGTAGCGATGTTTATCACGGTCCTTCTCCATTTTCAGAGCCAGAGACTAGGAATGTCCAATGGTTATTGAATCAGTTCCCACGAATCCGATGGTTTATAGACATTCATTCCTACAGTGAATTGTTACTACATGCCTGGGGTGATGACCAAAATCAGAGTAACAATACATCAATGAATTTTAAGAATAATTCATTTAATTCTGTTAGAGGAATCAAAAATGATCAAACATATAGAGAATATATAACAAGTTGTGATTCAGTTAAAATTATATCTCAAGCAAATCAAATGAAGAACTCAATTAATTCTGTTAGAGGAAAAAACTATACAGTACAGCAAGCATTTGATATATATCCCACATCTGGCACTTCGCAGGACTATGCTTATAATAGATATTATGCCAATCCTACTAAGGGAAAAATTTTTGCCTTTACGATTGAATGGGGAACACAATTTCAACCACCATGGAGTGAAATGGAAAACATTATTCGTGATGTTTCTTCAGCGTTGGTTACTTTTTGTGTAGAAGCTGAAGATTTAAGATTTATTGATCAAAGATGGACGTTTGGTACTTCAATAGAAGTAGAAAATCCAACAGTGGGAATTCTAAAGCATTTAACTTTATATTCAAGTATTCAATTGCCTGCATCACAGCCAGTAATGTCTAATTGGATATTAGCTTCGGTTCCCACTCCAAATGTGACAGAAGGATGGAGGATTTCGGCGGTGATGCTAAGATGTAGAATAGCTCAAGGATTAATTGATAAAATTGGCATTAGGGATGGGAATGATACAATTCATGGATTTGAGGAGCTAACCATAGGCAATACTACAAATTGGGAAACTATTAGACTCGAACTACCGTGTCCAAGAAATTTCAGATTTGGTTTGGGTGTATCCATTCATGTGAATGGTCCCTTTGATACGGGTGGACCATCTAGTCCACCTGGTAAATTTGATTTTGCAAGCATAGGAATTGAGTTTACCAGAGATAATAATACTAAATCTGGACCGGTAGTTACTCCTAACCCGTGA